From the Conger conger chromosome 14, fConCon1.1, whole genome shotgun sequence genome, one window contains:
- the os9 gene encoding protein OS-9 isoform X2 yields MAASMVRWLRGLYIFFLTCLFTVSAFLNLDELNEMKYGIQILPDPVIMGQAKSEEVMLVSSKYKQLYECRLPAQAVRFHQDPAAEPEPQGYSGPGISELLKPMHSAPCLVKTKDWWTYEFCYGKHIRQYHLDDSEIKGDVLFLGYYESEFDWNNETAKASKQHRLKRYHSQSYVNGSKCDLNGKPRETEVRFLCEEGSGDYVARVDEPQSCRYVLTVHTTRTCHHPFLRPPSTTKPHGIVCQPALSPQQYMDYVKAQVSDTKRKVEQISEELKNLDEILAKDEDTDGGTSEKTAEEDTAVPSVGQEDPDKGVDDAPLEDVSVEDVEDVEDEEFWEKAVKPDEKAPEGTEEEQKIDGDIAEPELGEEAVEDRKFNFKIVTDSSDLMKFVKHLQENNKKVASADRRERGEGGVLSGQEEGNENAEEGEDEDERLLQEFDEEMADLSVPSAKIDAIKEEMQKEFDNIIDEAQQELETEGLKGEFDRGQATQTLETTLDKLLDRLEDKEVLEPGPEGELGATDPARGSPSLAPRQPGKIEVKILTRRSAEEAGDQWLTEEDTKSFRELLINLLTGGTEEVYKEQKRQQELENNYRFVWGEQQEEAQSTATSDSDDVDF; encoded by the exons ATGGCTGCTTCCATGGTCCGGTGGCTGAGGGGcttgtatattttctttctgACGTGTCTTTTTACCGTCTCTGCGTTTTTGAATTTGGACGAGCTAAATGAGATGAAATATGGAATCCAAATTCTCCCGGATCCTGTCATCATGGGACAG GCCAAGTCTGAGGAAGTGATGCTGGTCTCCAGCAAGTACAAGCAGCTGTACGAGTGCCGCCTCCCGGCCCAGGCCGTGCGTTTCCACCAGGACCCGGCGGCCGAGCCCGAGCCCCAGGGCTACTCGGGCCCTGGCATCTCCGAGCTACTGAAGCCCatgcacagcgccccctgcttgGTTAAG ACAAAAGACTGGTGGACGTATGAGTTTTGCTACGGAAAGCACATTCGACAGTATCACTTGGATG ATTCAGAAATCAAAGGAGATGTGCTGTTCTTGGGTTATTATGAGTCGGAGTTCGACTGGAATAATGAAACTGCGAAG GCTTCCAAGCAGCACAGGCTGAAGCGTTACCACAGCCAGTCGTATGTGAACGGATCCAAATGCGACCTCAACGGAAAGCCCAGGGAAACGGAAGTCCGG TTCCTGTGCGAGGAAGGTTCCGGAGATTACGTGGCCCGTGTGGATGAGCCGCAGTCCTGCCGTTATGTGCTGACGGTCCACACCACGCGCACCTGCCACCACCCCTTCCTGCGCCCACCGTCTACCACCAAGCCCCACGGCATTGTGTGCCAGCCCGCCCTCAGCCCCCAGCAGTACATGGACTACGTCAAGGCCCAAGTCT CTGACACCAAGCGCAAGGTGGAGCAGATTTCCGAGGAGCTTAAGAACCTGGACGAGATTCTGGCCAAAGACGAGGACACAGATGGTGGGACATCAGAGAAGACCGCAGAGGAGGACACGGCAGTGCCCTCTGTAGGCCAGGAAGACCCTGATAAAG GAGTGGATGACGCACCTCTGGAAGACGTCTCCGTGGAGGACGTGGAGGACGTGGAGGATGAGGAGTTTTGGGAGAAAGCCGTGAAGCCAGACGAGAAGGCTCCTGAGGGCACTGAGGAGGAGCAGAAG ATTGACGGGGATATAGCAGAACCTGAACTTGGAGAGGAAG CCGTTGAAGACAGAAAATTCAATTTTAAGATAGTCACAGACTCCTCGGACCTAATGAAATTCGTCAAGCACCTGCAAGAGAACAATAAAAAG GTGGCCTCAGCCGAccggagagaaaggggggagggcggggtctTGAGCGGGCAGGAGGAGGGCAACGAAAATGCAGAGGAAGGGGAGGATGAAGACGAGCGCCTGTTGCAGGAGTTTGACGAGGAGATGGCTGACCTCTCCGTGCCCTCAGCCAAGATCGATGCCATCAAGGAGGAGATGCAGAAGGAATTTGACAACATCATAGACGAG GCCCAGCAGGAGTTGGAGACAGAGGGCCTGAAAGGTGAGTTTGACCGTGGCCAGGCCACGCAGACACTGGAGACCACGCTGGACAAGCTGCTTGACCGCCTGGAGGACAAGGAGGTGCTGGAGCCCGGGCCTGAGGGTGAGCTTGGGGCCACGGACCCCGCCAGGGGCAGCCCGAGCCTCGCCCCCCGCCAGCCAG GTAAAATTGAGGTGAAGATCCTGACACGCCGGTCAGCTGAGGAGGCAGGAGACCAGTGGTTGACTGAGGAAGACACCAAGTCTTTTAGAGAGCTGCTAATAAACCTGCTG aCTGGAGGGACGGAGGAGGTGTACAAAGAACAGAAGCGGCAACAGGAACTAGAGAACAACTACAGGTTTGTGTggggagagcagcaggaggaggctCAGTCCACTGCAACCTCTGATTCTGATGACGTGGACTTCTGA
- the os9 gene encoding protein OS-9 isoform X1, whose product MAASMVRWLRGLYIFFLTCLFTVSAFLNLDELNEMKYGIQILPDPVIMGQAKSEEVMLVSSKYKQLYECRLPAQAVRFHQDPAAEPEPQGYSGPGISELLKPMHSAPCLVKTKDWWTYEFCYGKHIRQYHLDDSEIKGDVLFLGYYESEFDWNNETAKASKQHRLKRYHSQSYVNGSKCDLNGKPRETEVRFLCEEGSGDYVARVDEPQSCRYVLTVHTTRTCHHPFLRPPSTTKPHGIVCQPALSPQQYMDYVKAQVSDTKRKVEQISEELKNLDEILAKDEDTDGGTSEKTAEEDTAVPSVGQEDPDKGVDDAPLEDVSVEDVEDVEDEEFWEKAVKPDEKAPEGTEEEQKIDGDIAEPELGEEAVEDRKFNFKIVTDSSDLMKFVKHLQENNKKVASADRRERGEGGVLSGQEEGNENAEEGEDEDERLLQEFDEEMADLSVPSAKIDAIKEEMQKEFDNIIDEAQQELETEGLKGEFDRGQATQTLETTLDKLLDRLEDKEVLEPGPEGELGATDPARGSPSLAPRQPDQAPDDHVKIRVTKYKTGSSPNQQLKVQELSEGDPQMQQIKDVVKEQLARAGLKTEGKIEVKILTRRSAEEAGDQWLTEEDTKSFRELLINLLTGGTEEVYKEQKRQQELENNYRFVWGEQQEEAQSTATSDSDDVDF is encoded by the exons ATGGCTGCTTCCATGGTCCGGTGGCTGAGGGGcttgtatattttctttctgACGTGTCTTTTTACCGTCTCTGCGTTTTTGAATTTGGACGAGCTAAATGAGATGAAATATGGAATCCAAATTCTCCCGGATCCTGTCATCATGGGACAG GCCAAGTCTGAGGAAGTGATGCTGGTCTCCAGCAAGTACAAGCAGCTGTACGAGTGCCGCCTCCCGGCCCAGGCCGTGCGTTTCCACCAGGACCCGGCGGCCGAGCCCGAGCCCCAGGGCTACTCGGGCCCTGGCATCTCCGAGCTACTGAAGCCCatgcacagcgccccctgcttgGTTAAG ACAAAAGACTGGTGGACGTATGAGTTTTGCTACGGAAAGCACATTCGACAGTATCACTTGGATG ATTCAGAAATCAAAGGAGATGTGCTGTTCTTGGGTTATTATGAGTCGGAGTTCGACTGGAATAATGAAACTGCGAAG GCTTCCAAGCAGCACAGGCTGAAGCGTTACCACAGCCAGTCGTATGTGAACGGATCCAAATGCGACCTCAACGGAAAGCCCAGGGAAACGGAAGTCCGG TTCCTGTGCGAGGAAGGTTCCGGAGATTACGTGGCCCGTGTGGATGAGCCGCAGTCCTGCCGTTATGTGCTGACGGTCCACACCACGCGCACCTGCCACCACCCCTTCCTGCGCCCACCGTCTACCACCAAGCCCCACGGCATTGTGTGCCAGCCCGCCCTCAGCCCCCAGCAGTACATGGACTACGTCAAGGCCCAAGTCT CTGACACCAAGCGCAAGGTGGAGCAGATTTCCGAGGAGCTTAAGAACCTGGACGAGATTCTGGCCAAAGACGAGGACACAGATGGTGGGACATCAGAGAAGACCGCAGAGGAGGACACGGCAGTGCCCTCTGTAGGCCAGGAAGACCCTGATAAAG GAGTGGATGACGCACCTCTGGAAGACGTCTCCGTGGAGGACGTGGAGGACGTGGAGGATGAGGAGTTTTGGGAGAAAGCCGTGAAGCCAGACGAGAAGGCTCCTGAGGGCACTGAGGAGGAGCAGAAG ATTGACGGGGATATAGCAGAACCTGAACTTGGAGAGGAAG CCGTTGAAGACAGAAAATTCAATTTTAAGATAGTCACAGACTCCTCGGACCTAATGAAATTCGTCAAGCACCTGCAAGAGAACAATAAAAAG GTGGCCTCAGCCGAccggagagaaaggggggagggcggggtctTGAGCGGGCAGGAGGAGGGCAACGAAAATGCAGAGGAAGGGGAGGATGAAGACGAGCGCCTGTTGCAGGAGTTTGACGAGGAGATGGCTGACCTCTCCGTGCCCTCAGCCAAGATCGATGCCATCAAGGAGGAGATGCAGAAGGAATTTGACAACATCATAGACGAG GCCCAGCAGGAGTTGGAGACAGAGGGCCTGAAAGGTGAGTTTGACCGTGGCCAGGCCACGCAGACACTGGAGACCACGCTGGACAAGCTGCTTGACCGCCTGGAGGACAAGGAGGTGCTGGAGCCCGGGCCTGAGGGTGAGCTTGGGGCCACGGACCCCGCCAGGGGCAGCCCGAGCCTCGCCCCCCGCCAGCCAG ACCAAGCCCCTGACGACCATGTTAAAATCAGAGTTACTAAGTATAAGACGGGCAGCAGCCCCAATCAACAGTTGAAGGTGCAGGAATTGAGCGAAGGGGACCCCCAAATGCAGCAGATTAAGGACGTGGTTAAAGAGCAGCTAGCACGTGCGGGCCTGAAAACGGAAG GTAAAATTGAGGTGAAGATCCTGACACGCCGGTCAGCTGAGGAGGCAGGAGACCAGTGGTTGACTGAGGAAGACACCAAGTCTTTTAGAGAGCTGCTAATAAACCTGCTG aCTGGAGGGACGGAGGAGGTGTACAAAGAACAGAAGCGGCAACAGGAACTAGAGAACAACTACAGGTTTGTGTggggagagcagcaggaggaggctCAGTCCACTGCAACCTCTGATTCTGATGACGTGGACTTCTGA